In Rouxiella sp. WC2420, the following proteins share a genomic window:
- the mgtA gene encoding magnesium-translocating P-type ATPase, translating into MFKTITQRLYNVFSRTLPRRLIRRSPMLENSQPTAGHDVLPSIVEHCQACARASAQQLYAQFNSHDEGLTQAEADAIRERVGANQTDDQQPQPWWQHLWICYRNPFNLLLTILAAVSYATEDMKATLVIGSMVVISTLMRFVQEARSNKAADALKAMVSNTATVLRSDAQTGHSASIELPINQLVPGDLVKLSAGDMIPADLRILSAKDLFISQAALTGESLPVEKQANSRMPLDCDPLEQDTLCFMGTNVISGTAIAIVISTGAQTWFGQLAERVIRQDEQPNAFQRGISKVSWLLIRFMMVMTPIVLLINGYTKDDWWEAALFSLSVAVGLTPEMLPMIVTSTLAKGAVKLSRQKVIVKHLDAIQNFGAMDILCTDKTGTLTQDKIILERHTDVLGTTSDRVLHLAWLNSHYQTGLKNLLDVAVLEGAEAVQNQQTMHCYSKVDEIPFDFDRRRMSVVVCESTDHHRLICKGALEEILSICSQVQLDDVAVPLTEELLQRIRGITDDLNQQGLRVVAVAHKAMPARTRDYAVADESDLILAGYIAFLDPPKESTAPALKALQAKGVTVKILTGDNPLVARKVCRDVGLAVDKILIGSEVELLSDAELAEVAKTTSVFAKLAPLHKERIVRVLREQGHVVGFMGDGINDAPALRAADIGISVDSAVDIAKEAADIILLEKSLMVLEQGVTEGRRTFANMLKYIKMTASSNFGNVFSVLVASAFLPFLPMLPLHLLVQNLIYDVSQVAIPFDNVDEEQLAKPQRWNAGDIGRFMVFFGPISSVFDILTFSLMWWVFKANTPEMQTLFQSGWFIEGLLSQTLIVHMIRTRKVPFIQSRASWPLCVMTLLVVVVGIGLIFTPAAGFLQLQALPLSYFPWLILILSAYMVLTQGVKGYFVRRYGWQ; encoded by the coding sequence ATGTTCAAAACTATTACACAAAGGCTGTATAACGTTTTCAGCCGCACTTTGCCACGTCGTCTTATCCGTCGTTCTCCCATGCTGGAAAATTCCCAGCCGACAGCAGGTCATGACGTGCTGCCCTCTATTGTCGAACACTGCCAGGCCTGTGCCCGCGCCAGTGCACAACAGCTTTATGCACAATTTAACAGCCACGATGAAGGGTTAACCCAAGCCGAGGCCGACGCCATCCGTGAACGCGTTGGAGCCAATCAGACCGACGACCAGCAGCCTCAGCCCTGGTGGCAACACCTGTGGATCTGTTATCGCAACCCTTTCAACCTGTTGCTGACCATTCTGGCCGCGGTGTCTTATGCCACCGAAGACATGAAAGCGACGCTGGTGATCGGCAGCATGGTGGTGATTTCTACGCTGATGCGTTTTGTGCAGGAAGCTCGTTCGAATAAAGCGGCAGACGCGCTGAAGGCGATGGTCAGTAATACGGCCACCGTGCTGCGCAGCGACGCGCAAACTGGCCATAGCGCAAGCATTGAGTTACCGATTAATCAACTGGTGCCGGGTGATTTGGTCAAGCTGTCTGCGGGTGACATGATCCCGGCGGACCTGCGCATTTTGTCTGCCAAAGACTTGTTTATCAGTCAGGCGGCGCTGACCGGCGAATCGCTGCCGGTAGAGAAACAGGCTAACAGCCGGATGCCGTTGGATTGCGATCCCCTTGAGCAGGATACGCTGTGCTTTATGGGCACCAATGTTATTAGCGGGACGGCGATTGCGATAGTGATTTCCACCGGCGCTCAGACTTGGTTCGGCCAGCTCGCCGAGCGGGTGATCCGCCAGGATGAACAGCCAAACGCCTTCCAGCGCGGGATCAGCAAAGTCAGTTGGTTGTTGATCCGTTTTATGATGGTGATGACGCCAATTGTGTTGCTGATAAACGGCTATACCAAAGATGATTGGTGGGAAGCGGCGCTGTTCTCACTGTCTGTTGCGGTAGGCCTGACACCAGAAATGCTGCCGATGATTGTGACTTCGACACTGGCAAAAGGGGCGGTGAAACTGTCGCGTCAGAAAGTTATCGTCAAACATCTGGACGCGATTCAAAACTTTGGTGCCATGGATATTTTGTGTACCGATAAAACCGGCACGCTGACTCAGGATAAAATCATTCTTGAGCGCCATACCGACGTTTTGGGCACCACCAGCGACCGCGTTCTGCATCTGGCGTGGCTGAACAGTCATTATCAGACTGGCCTGAAAAACCTGCTCGACGTCGCCGTGCTCGAAGGCGCCGAGGCGGTGCAGAACCAGCAAACCATGCACTGCTACAGCAAGGTCGATGAGATCCCGTTTGATTTTGATCGCCGTCGTATGTCGGTAGTGGTTTGCGAATCTACCGATCATCATCGTCTGATCTGCAAAGGCGCGCTGGAAGAGATCCTGTCAATTTGTTCACAGGTGCAACTTGATGATGTAGCCGTGCCATTGACCGAAGAACTGCTGCAAAGAATTCGCGGTATCACTGACGACCTGAACCAGCAGGGGCTTCGCGTTGTCGCTGTCGCGCATAAAGCGATGCCGGCCCGAACCCGCGATTACGCGGTGGCCGACGAGTCTGACCTGATTCTGGCCGGATATATCGCCTTCCTCGATCCACCAAAAGAGAGCACGGCTCCCGCGCTGAAAGCCTTGCAGGCCAAAGGGGTGACCGTGAAGATCCTCACTGGAGACAATCCGCTGGTGGCAAGAAAAGTCTGTCGGGATGTCGGTCTGGCAGTGGACAAGATCCTGATTGGCAGTGAAGTAGAATTATTGAGTGATGCCGAGTTGGCCGAGGTGGCCAAAACGACCAGCGTGTTCGCCAAACTGGCACCGCTGCATAAAGAACGCATTGTGCGCGTGCTGCGCGAGCAGGGTCACGTGGTGGGCTTTATGGGCGACGGCATCAACGATGCACCTGCGCTGCGAGCCGCGGATATTGGTATTTCCGTGGATTCGGCGGTGGATATTGCCAAAGAAGCGGCCGATATCATTCTGCTGGAAAAAAGCCTGATGGTGCTGGAGCAGGGCGTGACAGAGGGGCGTCGTACCTTTGCCAACATGCTGAAATATATCAAGATGACCGCCAGCTCCAACTTCGGTAACGTGTTCAGCGTATTGGTAGCCAGCGCCTTCCTGCCATTCCTGCCAATGCTGCCTTTGCACTTGCTGGTGCAGAACCTGATTTACGATGTCTCGCAGGTAGCGATCCCGTTTGATAACGTCGATGAAGAGCAGTTGGCGAAGCCACAGCGTTGGAACGCCGGTGATATTGGTCGCTTTATGGTGTTTTTTGGCCCGATCAGTTCGGTGTTCGATATTTTGACTTTTTCGCTGATGTGGTGGGTGTTCAAGGCTAATACGCCTGAAATGCAGACTTTGTTCCAGTCCGGCTGGTTTATCGAAGGACTGCTGTCGCAGACGCTGATTGTTCATATGATCCGCACCCGTAAAGTGCCGTTCATTCAGAGCCGCGCCTCCTGGCCGCTGTGTGTAATGACGCTGTTAGTGGTGGTAGTCGGTATTGGCCTGATTTTCACTCCTGCGGCTGGATTCCTGCAATTGCAGGCGCTGCCGCTGAGCTACTTCCCGTGGCTCATCCTGATCCTGTCGGCGTATATGGTGCTGACTCAAGGGGTGAAAGGCTACTTCGTTCGCCGCTACGGTTGGCAGTAA
- a CDS encoding LysR family transcriptional regulator — protein MAHYTLRQLKYFVTVVECSSIAEASRQLHIAQPSISQAIKGLEESFGVQLFIRHHAQGVSLTSSGRRFYTKAQELLRMSYNFEQNALADNDVVCGQISIGCFETAAPLYLPRLLTGFRRHYPGVEIHIYDGEQNELVQGLSNGRFDVAIMYHHDLDDSIITHPLNAPQKPYVLLPADHPLAKKSHVTLRELSQEPMILLDVLPSKHYFVSLFTEQGLSPQIAFASPSIEMVRGMVGQGLGFSILVTRPHSHYTYDGQRVAMVELAEEVSPSALVIAQLRSAQATKPAQLFVDYCIQQILTPIAAVA, from the coding sequence ATGGCTCACTATACGCTGCGTCAGCTTAAATACTTCGTCACTGTAGTGGAATGCAGCAGTATTGCCGAAGCTTCGCGGCAGCTGCATATCGCGCAACCCTCTATTTCTCAAGCTATTAAAGGATTGGAAGAGAGTTTTGGCGTGCAGCTGTTTATCCGCCATCACGCGCAGGGTGTATCGCTGACCTCCAGCGGCCGCCGTTTCTACACCAAGGCGCAGGAACTGCTGCGGATGTCCTATAACTTCGAGCAGAATGCGTTGGCCGACAACGACGTGGTCTGCGGGCAGATTTCCATTGGCTGTTTCGAAACCGCTGCGCCGCTATATTTGCCACGCCTGCTGACCGGCTTTCGCCGCCATTATCCGGGAGTCGAGATCCACATTTATGACGGTGAACAAAACGAGTTGGTACAGGGCCTGAGCAATGGGCGTTTCGACGTAGCGATTATGTATCATCACGATCTCGACGACAGCATTATCACCCATCCATTAAACGCACCGCAGAAGCCTTATGTGTTGCTGCCTGCCGATCATCCGCTGGCTAAAAAATCCCACGTCACGTTGCGCGAACTGAGCCAGGAACCGATGATTTTGCTCGACGTGCTGCCGAGTAAACACTATTTCGTCAGTCTGTTTACTGAACAGGGGTTGTCTCCGCAAATTGCTTTTGCCTCGCCGTCGATTGAAATGGTGCGCGGCATGGTCGGGCAAGGGCTGGGTTTCTCTATTCTCGTTACCCGCCCGCATTCTCATTACACCTATGACGGACAGCGCGTGGCAATGGTTGAGCTTGCAGAAGAGGTAAGCCCTTCTGCGCTGGTGATTGCCCAGTTGAGAAGCGCGCAGGCCACCAAGCCAGCACAACTGTTTGTGGATTACTGCATCCAACAGATTCTCACGCCGATCGCCGCCGTTGCCTGA
- a CDS encoding nucleoside hydrolase, which translates to MALHKIILDCDPGVDDAIAILLALASPQEIELLGITTVAGNVPLERTAYNARRILTLAGREDIPVYAGCSRPMLEAKGWESKVHGNDGLGNVSLPEPGFGLQTQHAVDYIIHTVHAEPGQVTLCPIGPMTNIALAIIKDPSIVPKIKQLVFMGGAAFCQGNVSPVAEFNIYVDPWAAQVVLSAGIPQVMFGLDVTLQAKINAPYLEELQQVSPLLETACAMMRSYGASDPCLHDPCVIAWLINPNLFTGVAGRVSVSYQDDIHRGQTLVAVKSRHLQDLATNIEVMTDVDNPALLALLAERLSLLPSLILSY; encoded by the coding sequence ATGGCATTACACAAAATTATTCTCGACTGCGATCCGGGCGTAGACGACGCCATCGCCATTCTGCTGGCGCTAGCTTCGCCACAAGAGATTGAATTACTGGGAATTACCACGGTTGCAGGCAATGTGCCGCTGGAGAGAACCGCCTATAATGCGCGACGTATTTTGACTCTCGCGGGGCGGGAAGATATTCCGGTTTATGCTGGATGCAGCCGCCCCATGCTTGAGGCAAAAGGCTGGGAATCCAAGGTTCATGGCAATGACGGGCTGGGTAATGTCTCTCTGCCGGAACCGGGCTTTGGTCTGCAAACACAGCACGCCGTCGACTACATCATTCACACTGTTCACGCCGAGCCGGGGCAGGTCACTTTATGCCCCATCGGTCCGATGACCAATATCGCCCTAGCTATCATTAAAGATCCCAGTATTGTCCCGAAAATCAAGCAGCTGGTGTTTATGGGCGGCGCAGCTTTTTGCCAGGGCAACGTTTCTCCGGTAGCTGAATTTAATATTTACGTCGATCCGTGGGCGGCGCAGGTGGTGTTAAGCGCTGGGATCCCGCAAGTAATGTTTGGTCTCGACGTGACTTTACAAGCCAAGATAAACGCGCCTTATCTTGAAGAATTGCAACAGGTTAGCCCGCTGCTGGAAACAGCGTGTGCAATGATGCGCAGCTACGGTGCCAGCGATCCTTGCCTGCACGATCCGTGCGTTATTGCCTGGCTGATTAACCCTAACCTGTTTACCGGCGTAGCGGGCAGAGTAAGCGTCAGCTATCAGGATGATATCCATCGCGGCCAAACGTTGGTTGCGGTTAAATCGCGCCATCTACAAGACCTTGCAACTAATATCGAGGTAATGACTGACGTAGATAACCCTGCACTGCTGGCGCTGTTGGCAGAACGCCTTTCGCTGCTGCCGTCGTTAATTCTAAGTTATTAA